In Dolichospermum flos-aquae CCAP 1403/13F, the following proteins share a genomic window:
- a CDS encoding GvpL/GvpF family gas vesicle protein produces MSIPLYLYGIFPNTIPETLELEGLDKQPVHSQVVDEFCFLYSEARQEKYLASRRNLLTHEKVLEQTMHAGFRVLLPLRFGLVVKDWETIMSQLINPHKDQLNQLFQKLAGKREVSIKIFWDAKAELQTMMESHQDLKQQRDNMEGKKLSMEEVIQIGQLIEINLLARKQAVIEVFSQELNPFAQEIVVSDPMTEEMIYNAAFLIPWESESEFSERVEVIDQKFGDRLRIRYNNFTAPYTFAQLDS; encoded by the coding sequence ATGAGTATTCCTCTTTATTTGTACGGCATTTTTCCAAATACAATTCCTGAAACTCTTGAGCTTGAAGGATTGGATAAGCAACCTGTTCATAGTCAAGTAGTTGATGAGTTTTGTTTCTTATATTCAGAGGCTCGTCAAGAAAAATATTTGGCTTCTCGCCGTAATTTGTTAACTCATGAAAAAGTTTTAGAACAAACAATGCATGCGGGTTTTCGTGTTCTTCTCCCCCTGCGGTTTGGATTAGTGGTTAAAGATTGGGAAACCATCATGAGTCAATTGATTAATCCCCATAAAGATCAATTGAATCAATTGTTTCAAAAATTGGCAGGCAAAAGAGAGGTAAGCATTAAAATTTTCTGGGATGCTAAAGCGGAATTACAAACCATGATGGAGTCTCATCAGGATTTGAAGCAGCAGCGCGACAACATGGAAGGCAAAAAGTTGAGTATGGAGGAAGTCATCCAAATTGGACAATTAATTGAAATTAATCTCCTAGCCCGCAAACAAGCTGTAATTGAAGTTTTCTCTCAGGAGCTAAATCCTTTCGCTCAGGAGATTGTAGTCAGTGACCCTATGACGGAAGAAATGATTTACAATGCAGCCTTTTTGATTCCTTGGGAAAGTGAATCTGAATTTAGCGAACGTGTTGAAGTGATTGATCAGAAATTTGGCGATCGCTTACGTATTCGCTACAACAATTTTACTGCTCCCTACACATTTGCCCAGCTTGATTCATAG
- the gvpA gene encoding gas vesicle structural protein GvpA, giving the protein MAVEKTNSSSSLAEVIDRILDKGIVIDAWVRVSLVGIELLAIEARIVIASVETYLKYAEAVGLTQSAAVPA; this is encoded by the coding sequence ATGGCAGTTGAAAAAACCAATTCTTCCTCCAGCTTGGCAGAAGTTATTGATAGAATCCTCGACAAAGGTATCGTAATTGACGCTTGGGTTCGTGTTTCCTTAGTTGGTATCGAACTACTAGCAATTGAAGCTCGGATCGTTATCGCTTCCGTTGAAACCTACTTGAAGTATGCTGAAGCAGTTGGTTTGACCCAATCAGCAGCAGTACCTGCTTAA
- a CDS encoding ArsA family ATPase, with protein MNQYDSLNLVMFSGKGGVGKTTTSCSFARYWAKQFPEETILLLSTDPAHSLGDVLLTEVKDYASPLTDLPNLSVQALDAEKLLLEFKAKYSEFLELLVERGSLADGQDLAPVWDLNWPGLNELMGLLEIQRLLSEKKVDRIVVDMAPSGHTLNLLRLKDFLDVILNSLELFQKKHQVITETLTRKNYTLDEVDDFLADLKFQLAEGRRLLQDNQFTGCIVVAISEPMCFAETERFIESLKNLDVPYAGIIINRILANSDTELDRYAEQQNFINKFLKISPNKPVFIVPQQQFPPLGGLALDNLAGQIQNIDQVELASPPPIQWPTKILPSFTDFVAEGCQLIVVGGKGGVGKTTVSAAMAWAFANRYPDKNIRVISIDPAHSLGDAFGEKLGHEPKLLAPNLSGQEINAEKILDQFRADYLWELADMISGEGTEADATINIAYLPEAWRQIMSQALPGIDEMLSLITIMDLLDSNQQDLIILDTAPTGHLLQFLEMPTALGDWLSWIFKLWMKYQNVLGRVDFIGRLRNLRQQVVKAQKKLKNPKHTQFVGVIQGEAAIIAEHIRLTESLKTIGIQQRYVVQNRYTQDVEIESSLFSQQTIIRLPKLPRSVEPIARIQGAANLLF; from the coding sequence ATGAACCAGTACGACTCACTTAATTTGGTCATGTTTAGCGGCAAAGGTGGAGTTGGCAAAACTACCACTTCTTGCAGTTTTGCTCGTTATTGGGCAAAACAGTTCCCAGAAGAAACAATTTTGTTACTTTCTACAGATCCGGCACATTCTTTAGGAGATGTATTACTGACAGAAGTGAAAGATTATGCTTCACCATTAACAGATTTGCCTAATTTGAGTGTTCAGGCTTTAGATGCTGAAAAACTGCTATTAGAATTTAAGGCCAAATATAGCGAATTTTTAGAACTACTGGTTGAGCGGGGAAGTCTAGCAGACGGACAAGATTTAGCCCCAGTTTGGGATTTGAACTGGCCTGGTTTAAATGAATTAATGGGGTTACTAGAAATCCAACGTCTACTGTCTGAAAAAAAAGTAGATCGCATAGTAGTTGATATGGCTCCTTCTGGTCATACCTTAAACCTATTGCGATTGAAAGATTTCTTAGATGTGATTTTAAATTCATTAGAGTTATTCCAGAAAAAGCATCAGGTGATCACAGAAACTTTGACCAGAAAAAACTATACTCTTGATGAAGTTGATGACTTTTTGGCTGATCTAAAATTTCAATTAGCAGAAGGGAGACGACTGCTACAGGATAATCAATTTACAGGTTGTATAGTTGTCGCCATTTCTGAACCTATGTGTTTTGCCGAAACCGAGCGATTCATAGAAAGTTTAAAAAACTTAGATGTTCCCTATGCGGGAATAATAATCAATCGAATTTTGGCAAATTCAGATACAGAGCTAGACCGCTATGCAGAACAGCAAAACTTCATCAATAAATTCCTCAAAATTTCCCCAAATAAACCCGTTTTCATAGTACCACAACAGCAATTCCCACCTTTAGGTGGGTTAGCATTAGATAATCTAGCAGGACAAATTCAAAATATTGATCAAGTGGAACTCGCTTCTCCACCACCAATTCAATGGCCGACTAAAATTTTACCAAGCTTTACTGATTTTGTAGCGGAAGGCTGTCAATTGATTGTTGTCGGTGGCAAAGGAGGAGTTGGTAAAACCACAGTGTCAGCAGCCATGGCCTGGGCTTTTGCTAATCGTTATCCTGATAAAAACATTCGCGTAATTTCCATAGATCCTGCTCATTCCTTGGGAGATGCTTTTGGTGAAAAATTAGGACATGAACCAAAATTATTAGCTCCCAATTTAAGTGGACAAGAAATCAATGCTGAGAAAATATTAGATCAATTTCGTGCCGATTATCTTTGGGAATTGGCGGATATGATTAGTGGTGAAGGAACAGAAGCAGACGCAACAATAAATATTGCCTATCTTCCAGAGGCTTGGCGGCAGATTATGTCTCAAGCTTTACCAGGTATTGATGAGATGCTATCCCTAATCACCATCATGGATTTATTAGACAGCAACCAGCAAGATTTGATTATTCTAGATACAGCACCCACAGGTCATCTTCTGCAATTTTTGGAAATGCCAACTGCATTAGGAGATTGGTTATCTTGGATATTTAAGTTATGGATGAAATATCAGAATGTCTTGGGTCGAGTTGATTTCATTGGGCGGTTGCGAAATCTGCGCCAACAAGTGGTTAAAGCTCAGAAGAAATTAAAAAACCCAAAGCATACCCAATTTGTGGGTGTAATTCAGGGAGAAGCGGCAATTATAGCTGAACATATTCGCTTAACAGAATCTCTAAAAACCATAGGAATTCAACAGCGTTATGTGGTACAAAATCGCTACACTCAAGATGTAGAGATTGAGAGCAGCTTATTTTCACAGCAAACAATTATTCGCTTACCTAAGTTACCCAGATCTGTCGAACCCATTGCCAGAATTCAAGGTGCCGCCAATCTTTTATTTTAA
- the gvpJ gene encoding gas vesicle protein has translation MTSTPMLPTRPQTNSSRTINTSTQGSTLADILERVLDKGIVIAGDISISIASTELVHIRIRLLISSVDKAKEMGINWWESDPYLSTKAQRLVEENQQLQHRLESLEAKLNSLTSSSVKEEIPLAADVKDDLYQTSAKIPSPVDTPIEVLDFQAQSSGGTPPYVNTSMEILDFQAQTSAESSSPVGSTVEILDFQAQTSEESSSPVVSTVEILDFQAQTSEESSSPVGSTVEILDFQAQTSEEIPSSVDPAIDV, from the coding sequence GTGACTTCTACCCCAATGCTGCCAACACGTCCTCAGACTAACTCAAGTCGAACTATTAACACATCTACCCAAGGTTCGACTTTAGCGGACATTCTCGAAAGGGTTTTAGATAAGGGCATTGTGATTGCTGGCGATATTTCTATATCTATCGCATCCACCGAACTTGTACATATTCGGATTCGCTTGTTAATTTCCTCTGTGGATAAAGCCAAGGAAATGGGCATCAATTGGTGGGAAAGCGATCCTTATCTCAGCACTAAGGCTCAACGTTTGGTTGAAGAAAATCAACAACTTCAGCATCGTCTAGAGAGTCTAGAGGCAAAGCTAAATTCACTAACATCTTCTAGTGTGAAAGAGGAAATCCCCTTAGCAGCAGATGTTAAAGATGATTTGTATCAAACCAGTGCAAAAATTCCATCACCTGTAGATACACCAATTGAAGTTCTAGATTTTCAGGCTCAATCCAGTGGGGGAACTCCACCATATGTAAATACATCAATGGAAATTCTCGATTTCCAGGCTCAAACCAGTGCAGAAAGTTCATCACCTGTAGGTTCAACCGTGGAAATTCTCGATTTCCAGGCTCAAACCAGTGAAGAAAGTTCATCACCTGTGGTTTCAACCGTGGAAATTCTCGATTTTCAGGCTCAAACCAGTGAAGAAAGTTCATCACCTGTAGGTTCAACCGTGGAAATTCTCGATTTTCAGGCTCAAACCAGTGAAGAAATTCCATCATCCGTAGATCCAGCGATTGATGTCTAA
- a CDS encoding GvpL/GvpF family gas vesicle protein, whose amino-acid sequence MELENLYTYAFLEIPSSPLILPQGAANQVVLINGTELAAIVEPGIFLESFQNNDEKIIQMALSHDRVICELFQQITVLPLRFGTYFTSTNNLLNHLKSHEKEYQNKLEKINGKNEFTLKLIPRMIEEIVPSEGGGKDYFLAKKQRYQNQNNFSIAQAAEKQNLIDLITKVNQLPVVVQEQEEQIQIYLLVSCQDKTLLLEQFLTWQKACPRWDLLLGDCLPPYHFI is encoded by the coding sequence ATGGAATTAGAAAATCTCTACACTTATGCTTTTTTGGAAATACCTAGCTCTCCCTTGATTTTGCCACAGGGTGCTGCTAATCAAGTAGTGCTAATTAATGGTACTGAACTTGCGGCTATTGTCGAACCGGGGATATTTTTAGAATCATTCCAAAATAATGATGAAAAAATTATCCAAATGGCTTTATCCCATGATCGAGTAATTTGTGAACTTTTTCAACAGATTACAGTTTTACCCTTGCGGTTTGGAACTTATTTTACTTCTACAAATAATCTGCTAAACCATTTAAAATCCCATGAAAAAGAATATCAAAATAAGCTAGAAAAGATCAATGGTAAAAACGAATTTACTTTAAAATTGATCCCACGAATGATAGAAGAAATAGTACCATCTGAAGGGGGAGGTAAGGATTATTTCTTAGCTAAAAAGCAACGCTATCAAAACCAAAATAACTTTAGTATTGCTCAAGCAGCAGAAAAACAAAATCTTATTGATTTAATCACCAAAGTTAATCAATTACCCGTTGTTGTTCAAGAACAAGAGGAACAAATACAGATTTACCTCTTAGTTAGTTGTCAAGATAAGACCTTACTTTTAGAACAGTTTTTAACCTGGCAGAAAGCTTGTCCAAGGTGGGATCTACTTTTAGGAGATTGTCTTCCTCCTTACCACTTTATTTAA
- a CDS encoding gas vesicle protein GvpG → MLTKLLLLPIMGPLNGVVWIAEQIQERTNTEFDAQENLHKQLLSLQLSFDIGEIGEEEFEIQEEEILLKIQALEEEARLELEAEQEEARLELEAEQEDFEYPPQFTAEVNKDQHLVLLP, encoded by the coding sequence ATGCTGACGAAACTGTTACTACTGCCCATCATGGGTCCTCTGAATGGAGTTGTCTGGATTGCAGAGCAAATCCAAGAGCGGACTAACACTGAATTTGATGCCCAAGAAAATTTGCATAAACAATTATTAAGCTTGCAACTTTCCTTTGATATTGGCGAAATTGGTGAGGAAGAATTCGAGATTCAAGAAGAAGAGATTCTTTTAAAAATTCAAGCCTTAGAAGAGGAAGCACGCTTGGAACTAGAAGCTGAACAAGAGGAAGCACGCTTAGAATTAGAAGCTGAACAGGAAGACTTTGAATATCCACCTCAATTCACAGCAGAAGTTAATAAAGATCAACATCTCGTCTTGTTACCTTAG
- the gvpC gene encoding gas vesicle protein GvpC has translation MISLMAKIRQEHQSIAEKVAELSLETREFLSVTTAKRQEQAEKQAQELQAFYKDLQETSQQFLSETAQARIAQAEKQAQELLAFHKELQETSQQFLSATAQARIAQAEKQAQELLAFYQEVRETSQQFLSATAQARIAQAEKQAQELLAFHKELQETSQQFLSATADARTAQAKEQKESLLKFRQDLFVSIFG, from the coding sequence ATGATTTCTTTAATGGCAAAAATCCGGCAAGAACATCAGTCAATAGCAGAGAAAGTGGCTGAACTATCTCTTGAGACCAGAGAATTCTTGTCCGTCACGACAGCGAAAAGACAAGAGCAAGCTGAAAAACAAGCTCAAGAACTGCAAGCATTCTACAAGGATCTTCAGGAAACAAGTCAGCAGTTTTTATCAGAAACAGCCCAAGCCAGAATTGCTCAAGCTGAAAAACAAGCTCAAGAACTGTTAGCATTCCACAAAGAACTTCAAGAAACAAGTCAGCAGTTTTTATCAGCAACAGCCCAAGCCAGAATTGCTCAAGCTGAAAAACAAGCGCAAGAACTGTTAGCATTTTATCAAGAAGTTCGGGAAACAAGTCAGCAGTTTTTATCAGCAACAGCCCAAGCAAGAATTGCTCAAGCTGAAAAACAAGCTCAAGAACTGTTAGCATTCCACAAAGAACTTCAAGAAACAAGTCAGCAGTTTTTATCAGCAACAGCCGACGCAAGAACTGCTCAAGCTAAGGAACAGAAGGAATCTCTCCTGAAATTCCGTCAGGATTTGTTTGTGAGTATCTTTGGTTAA
- a CDS encoding gas vesicle protein K — protein sequence MVCTPAENFNNSLTIASKPKNEAGLAPLLLTVLELVRQLMEAQVIRRMEEDLLSEPDLERAADSLQKLEEQILHLCEMFEVDPADLNINLGEIGTLLPSSGSYYPGQPSSRPSVLELLDRLLNTGIVVDGEIDLGIAQIDLIHAKLRLVLTSKPI from the coding sequence ATGGTTTGCACTCCCGCTGAAAACTTCAACAATTCACTGACCATTGCTTCTAAACCCAAGAATGAAGCGGGTTTAGCTCCTTTACTTTTGACTGTATTGGAATTGGTGCGTCAGTTGATGGAAGCTCAAGTAATTCGGCGCATGGAAGAGGATTTACTGAGTGAACCTGACTTAGAACGGGCAGCAGACAGTCTGCAAAAGTTAGAAGAACAAATCTTACATTTGTGTGAGATGTTTGAGGTTGACCCGGCAGATTTGAATATAAATTTGGGGGAGATTGGGACTCTTTTACCGTCTTCCGGTTCTTATTATCCAGGTCAACCCAGTAGTCGTCCTTCTGTATTAGAGCTATTAGATCGACTTTTAAATACTGGAATTGTTGTAGATGGTGAGATAGATTTAGGTATCGCTCAAATCGATCTTATTCACGCTAAATTACGTTTAGTTTTGACATCAAAACCAATTTAA
- the gvpN gene encoding gas vesicle protein GvpN codes for MTTTKVNHKRAVLRLRPGQFVVTPAIERVAIRALRYLKSGFPVHLRGPAGTGKTTLAMHLANCLDRPVMLLFGDDQFKSSDLIGSESGYTHKKVLDNYIHSVVKLEDEFKQNWVDSRLTLACREGFTLVYDEFNRSRPEVNNVLLSALEEKILSLPPSSNQPEYLSVNPQFRVIFTSNPEEYAGVHSTQDALMDRLVTISMPEPDEITQTEILIQKTNIDRESANFIVRLVKSFRLATGAEKTSGLRSCLMIAKVCADNNIPVTTESLDSPDIAIDILFNRSHLSMSESTNIFLELLDKFSAEELEILNNRVTGDNDFLIDNSQFVSQQLAGQPN; via the coding sequence ATGACTACTACCAAGGTTAATCATAAAAGAGCCGTTCTTCGTCTTCGTCCAGGGCAGTTTGTCGTCACACCTGCTATCGAGCGAGTCGCAATTCGGGCGCTACGTTATCTCAAATCGGGGTTTCCTGTTCACTTACGCGGACCAGCCGGCACAGGGAAAACAACCCTAGCCATGCACTTGGCTAACTGTCTGGACAGACCAGTCATGTTACTGTTTGGAGATGACCAATTTAAGAGTTCGGACTTGATTGGTAGTGAATCTGGTTACACTCACAAAAAGGTACTAGACAACTATATCCATAGTGTTGTTAAACTCGAGGACGAATTTAAGCAAAATTGGGTTGATTCCCGATTAACCTTAGCTTGTCGTGAAGGTTTCACCTTAGTTTATGATGAATTTAACCGTTCACGACCTGAAGTTAATAACGTCCTGCTGTCAGCATTAGAAGAAAAAATTCTCAGTCTTCCTCCTAGCAGCAATCAGCCAGAATACTTGAGTGTTAATCCTCAATTTCGGGTGATTTTTACATCGAATCCAGAAGAGTATGCGGGAGTTCACTCAACCCAAGATGCTTTGATGGATAGATTGGTAACTATTAGTATGCCAGAACCAGATGAAATCACTCAAACAGAGATATTAATTCAGAAAACAAATATAGATCGAGAATCTGCTAACTTCATCGTGCGGTTAGTTAAGTCATTTCGTCTAGCTACCGGCGCGGAGAAAACTTCCGGCTTACGGTCTTGTTTAATGATTGCTAAGGTCTGTGCTGATAATAATATTCCGGTGACAACAGAAAGTTTAGATTCTCCAGATATTGCTATAGATATTCTGTTCAACCGCTCTCATTTATCTATGAGCGAATCCACAAACATTTTCTTGGAGTTACTAGACAAATTCTCAGCCGAAGAACTGGAAATATTAAATAATAGAGTCACAGGAGACAATGATTTTCTGATTGACAATTCCCAATTTGTATCCCAACAATTAGCTGGTCAACCAAATTAG